A window of the Lactuca sativa cultivar Salinas chromosome 5, Lsat_Salinas_v11, whole genome shotgun sequence genome harbors these coding sequences:
- the LOC128134188 gene encoding uncharacterized protein LOC128134188 yields MIEGQMQWKDITCGNQKKVGLGFESGPPPFNHTYTVIPLSQEEIDREPFMVYGKSASEQATRSNDKILDTSISTSSADKKDNENQKSDKSSTKSNGNKQICFNCGTTGHIARNCLNRMFVHHMSKRGENESRGRSLIRKSSRTRSRDDDWKTNQNKKMASFQKNKHVFNKFTNSLPKSTQAKPKSISSKSRSGTSNSSSRNSTYSKQTKKKTISKPKYQWMPKLKSDQSSSSSVSIEKEKLKDESMKVKGQPRTVMTCVLKSK; encoded by the exons ATGATAGAAGGACAGATGCAGTGGAAGGACATTACTTGTGGAAACCAAAAGAAAGTAGGATTAGGTTTTGAGAGTGGCCCTCCTCCCTTTAATCATACTTACACTGTTATTCCCTTatctcaagaagaaattgacagagaaCCTTTCATGGTTTATGGGAAATCAGCTTCTGAACAAGCAACACGATCTAATGATAAAATCTTGGATACTAGCATTTCTACCTCAAGTGCAGATAA AAAAGATAATGAAAACCAGAAATCTGACAAGAGCAGTACTAAATCCAATGGTAATAAACAAATTTGCTTCAATTGTGGTACTACTGGTCATATTGCCAGAAATTGTTTAAACCGGATGTTTGTGCATCACATGTCAAAAAGGGGAGAGAATGAGTCTAGAGGACGAtctttaattagaaaatcctCCAGAACCCGCTCTCGAGATGATGACTGGAAAACAAATCAAAACAAGAAAATGGcaagttttcaaaagaacaaacatGTTTTCAATAAATTCACAAATAGTTTGCCAAAATCGACCCAAGCTAAGCCTAAGTCAATTTCGTCAAAGAGTAGGTCTGGAACTTCAAACTCTTCAAGTAGAAATTCCACCTACTCAAAGCAAACTAAAAAGAAAACTATTTCAAAACCTAAATATCAATGGATGCCAAAATTAAAATCTGATCAGTCATCATCCTCCTCTGTATctattgaaaaagaaaaattgaaAGATGAATCTATGAAAGTTAAGGGTCAACCCAGGACTG